ATAAGACAATATAACTATGATCTAGTCCCGTCAGTACCCTGTGCCTGGGCAACGTGCACTCATCAGAgggtaagataagataagataagattttttttttaagtcggCAAGATAGCAAACAAGTACACCAAGTTCGGAGAAGCATTTGCCAAGTATTTGGAGCTGGACTGCATGTACAGAGAGACCATTCCAGGAACGTATCCTTCTTTTTTATGtcggtcaaaagctatacatagctaatgtttataatgttattttatctaccgACAGTAAATgaatattgacttgacttgacttgacttgaaaaATAGGAGTCCGAGTACTACGTATGAGATTGTAGGGCTAAGAAGTTCGTTCCTTGCAGGTAAGAATTGGTTATGGTCAACTGAATAAGATTgtgctttatttaaaaaatatagttGCGGCGTTCTTAAAGGGACTGTCGTAAAGTTATGTGAGCATTTGGGTGACACTGCTTGTTGACCATACTTGTTGCATACGTATGTTGAACATGGAAAAACAGATCTACGAATTAAGTTCAAGTCCAGTCTGAGTGGTATATAATATCACTGCTTGTCGCCTGGGAATCTAATAAACGACATCTTCATTGTATGCAAATAAATGACAGCACTGGACATTGCTGTAATGCGTTTTATGACCCGTACAATGCAATGACATTGGATTTTGCTAGCaattgttacctccctttattttgatAACGCCATTTGTACCGAAACGAAAGTAAGTTATTGAAATAGTTTTAAACCTGTTTATCGGAATATTTTACAGGtatttaaatgtgattttttataTCAGTCAAATAAAGATAAGAGATCTTGTACACAGTAAAAAGTATATTAGCAGAAAACACCTGTTTCGAGTGTGGTGGATTGTAAGTGGTTTTTACCAACATTTCGGATATGGGCTAGTAGAAGATGGGTGTTAACACTGTTTAGATATGTTTAGTTGTGATGATGTGGAtaacaattattttgaaatgtcagTCGAGTATGAGAAAAATGGAAATGACATTTTTACCTGTTAGAATGCCAAATAAATGGGCaaagattaaatttatttaagATTATGTGCATTTTAATTGTTGACGTCAAACCTGCGTTCTAGCTGACCAGTAAGTAGACACCTAGTCTGTCCTCTAGGCCATAATTCATACATAAATTGATCACCAGAGGCCTAGAAGACCCTTAGAGGAATTGCTAGGCATCTGGTTACCAGAAGGCTAGAACACTGTTGTCCAGTTACCTGATGGCTTGACATTTCCTCTGTATTTTTTCTGCTTCTAGTACAATAGATGACAGTTTCAAGGGTTGCCATAATGTCAAGCATAAGGTGGGCTTTTAACACAAGGCAATGGGAGCCAACAGTTACTGACTGGGTGAGGGCTAGCCAGTGTGTTCAACCAGAGGAAAAACAACGGATTGGCAAGTTTGTGTTCAAGAAAGATGCCAAATCCTCAATGGTATGTCATTTTATATTACAGAATGTCTTAGCATATAATTTGgacatatattttgtatggaCACAAATTCTAATTTTGTTCAGCAACAGCATGTGTGACAGTCTTGTTTGTTTTAGACAATACTGAAGTTTTGTGTATCATGATAGTGGGTATGAGATTTTGTCCATTTCAGATAGGAAGACTTATGTTAAGAAAGATGTTACACAGAGTAACTAAGATTCCCTATGGTGAAATAAAACTTGGAAGAACTGATAAAGGGAAGCCATATCTGATGAACACTTTACCAGAGGCATGCCGACAACTCAGTTTCAATGTGTCCCACCATGGAGATTCTGTAGTGCTTGCTGCAGAGACAGAGGCTGAGGTTGGAATTGATGTTATGAAACTTGAAACACCAGGTAGTATTAGAAATAagaatttgatagtaaatatatatGTGAAGTGGTTGAGTATTCCCCTTCTGTCCAGAAATATTGATCCCTGCTACTGTGTCAATGActcgggaggcatatagtgacaTCATTCTGTCACTTTCTTGTATACTCAACTTCTCCATCAGTTTTCATCCAATCCAAATGAGTGACTTGGTGTTCATCATCAACATGAAATGGAAATGTCATGTTGTCTGGACTTTCATGGCCCATTATTAGTTTTTGAATTATacctgttttagctcacctgaactttttTCAGAGTGAACTGTTAGTATATGGAGATGGTCTGTCATCCACTGTCTGTTGTCCTGTGTCAGCATTTTACTGAAACATCTACTGCTTTGAAACTGTTTAGTGGAAGATGATAAAACTTAGCCTGGATGTTCCTTGTTTGGTCCTCTATCAGATTTTCTCAAAGAATTCCATTCCATTTAGAATTTTGTTTGCCATGGCaatcaaaaggaaaatctttaagaATCTTTTCCACCAAAACTGCAAggactagagcttagatatttggtatgtagaattgtctagtaatattttactatatttattcaaatccTACTCCTTGGGTCAGAATTGGCCTAGTACCAGGGTTCGCTTGTTTCACACAGACATAAAGGaaagacataaaaaaaatcatcctGTCTAAAACCTGAAGGCCTaaaacttagatatttggcatgtagaaTTGTATTGGAGCTCTGattaaagtttgttcaaatcatgccacTTGGGTCAAAATTGATCACACCCAGGGGTTCACTTGTTTGACATAGACCTATATAGAAAAAACCTTGAAAAGTCTTATTGTCTAAAATCTCAAAGAGATTTAGGACATAGCATtgcaggcccgtgtgcaggatttttttgctcgggggggggggggggggggggggggggggggggggggagaaggCCAACATGGGGTGGGATACCCCTCCCGAttgcgaaatttttttaatatggcacatgaatagatgcattttcctgctacctgaaacacctttaaggatgcatgaatgtatcataattttttaaggaaaagtctactttttaatcattttatcgAGCCTTTTTCAATGTATGATGATTGTACAgtacagtgtatggacttatttttctgtatgataccagttgaaaaaatgttgaagtttaagatgattattaagaaaactagctcctagactatgataattttttcccatttttatgatttcatgtagtgaactgagccagtctatatactatgtccaatattacaattttaacatcagtcctcttagaaaatctctagaattgactggcttttgtctctatgaacataaaaagaaaaaaaatcatagaaatatcgtaattatcagtctagtggctagtctaattattaagggtatcctatttgcaaaatggccaaatgtttttagatttccaacaaaacaaacgaagtattgacaattactatttacatcatagatttcaaatgacaatgaactcttaactgtacaaagatctataaaaataaatagatgtgtatttttatacttctttgactgtacaaactataacatcacagcacatattaagtgatatttttatgtataaaaccccccataagtaacgagttttagatgcgttttgtgagatttactgagaaactacttttaaaactacgAGAGTtattaagtaaggttattggacccaaaagagtaaaattgatacagtagtttcaaattcataattgttgtaaaataaaaagatcaatttaataaatttggggaatgtgccttaatgtagaaacaaaatacaaccatcataatgtttcaattttcagattcattttaagatttacttaacaaaaccaacaatgttctgatcattttataacacttccaaagagtaaaaaacataatagtttctccactacctaATCAtgtaccgatcaagcgatcaatgaagcatgcacagataaacttttacctgtgacatccactaccggacacggttttatggctctttagcctgtgtattgctgtcaaatcaagccagttgcgctggtgtataaatttgttaattgaggggcccattgtaataaaaatcgtaactaggcagccagctgggggggcccgggccacctggccccccacctggacacgagCCTGGCACTGGGTAGTGCTCCTGTACCAAGTTTATTCATGATTTGAAATCATGCCACTTGTGTCAAAATTGGCTACTCCCTGGGGtacacttgttttacatagacatacagAAAAAGCTTTATAACTCTTGTCAAAAACCATAATGTGAGCCtgattttgatatacatttgaTGTAGCATGTTGTAGTGCctcctggcatggacctctctcaagtttattcaaatatcttcttgtcagaaactactggcctgattttaaaaataatttatacagaTATGACCCTTCCCAAAGTTTCTTCAGATTATTCTGATTAGTAAAAAAATTTGGCTGCCAGATGGTGTGGTCCCTTTTCCTTTAAACTTTGTTTcatagaaatgttccttgggtgacaaTCTATCAAGACTTCAAATTACAAtgtattctgatttgtcaaaatacTTGGCTGCCAGAATGCATGTTCACAGGATGCATTATAGTGGAAACTTGAAAAAGTTTAGTTGGAAATTACTTgcttgattttaaaatgaattcagtTGTTCCATGGGTAACCCTTTACTAAGATTGACCAGATTATTCTGATTTGTGGAACACGTGGCCGCAAAAGCTAAATATAAAAAATTCTCCAAACAACGTCTCCTAAAgtgctggtctgattttgaaataatttgatagAAATGTTCTTTAGGAGTCCATCTAGCAAGATTATTaatattattctgatttgtcaaaaacatggctgccataactaaaaatagaaaaatcttcaaactacATTTCCTCTTAATCCActggtcagattttgaaataacttaacaGAAATGTTTGTTGGTGATCACCtattaaaactgttaaaagtgattgtgatttttaaaaaaaaaatggctgaaaGGGAAGGGTCTGTTTTTCTCTAAAACTTTGTAAATCTCTGCTGAACCTGCAGGCCAGTTTTCATAGTAATTTggcataaaatgtttttttgttataCCTGTCtgagctgtgaaactcaggtgagcgatatcaGGCCATCATGGACTCCTGTTTTGTTTTAAGTTACACCATATAATTTCATTCTGTCGAAGATTTTCAGGGGACATGTGTCAGTATTGATATCATTcttgttcaaaatatttgtaaGGTCTACAAGGTAGTGCAATCCAGGTTAAATGTTTAATTCATACATTGAGCCATATGAACAACAACATTACTAATCTCATGGTTAAACCTTGTCATGTAAGTGAGATAAAGATTATCTGCTGGTGTAAGATAAGTTACAGTTTCTAGATCATTGACAACACTGACTGATGATACTGCTTCTTACAGTTAATTAGAATTCAAGTAACCATGACAACTTGATACAACATCTGGTTTGTAGCATTCTGGGAGTGCTCTTCAGTGGTGGAGACTCAAAGACTAGTGCTCATCATTGACTATGGCTGAAATAGTACTGCTCAgacattttctcattttttttttcattgaatttcttttATTGTTGCTTTAAAAATCTCACGTGATACTGTTTGCAGCTTGTACGGGGTTGCATTGTGATATAATTAATGGACTTGTATTGTTCTTAACATCtcatgcagtctaaaacatgttCCTAACATTTATGAAGACTGGTAAAAATGAAGATTATACTGTAAACATTCTTGAATTTGCTTTGAATCTTACAAGGGGTACAGTGTAATAAAAGTGGACTCTTTTAGCTCTACATAATGTATTTTGATGATTATTCTTGTCCAGTATAACACAAACtaatgcaattttttaaaaccatactATAGTattaaaagtaatactttttaaaTTGTTAATCCTTTGTTGGATATaagtaaatacatattttaattcaaactTTTGTAAAATCACTGTATTACATTTTATAGTATAGTAATATTTGGCTACCCAAAACCTCTTGAAATCACCAGGTGCCATGTAAAAATTTTGGgcgaacatttaaatggtttgaACTGTAGGTGTTCCATTGTTAGACATAATGAATGCTCATTAAGGTTGTTACATGGTGTGTGGCTAACTACCGTACCCAGATAGACTAATCTCTAGTATCAGGTCTTTATTTCCTGCAAGAAGATTAGTGCTGCTgttagaaaaaatacaaatttaattcaTGAATGAAGATTGCATCAGGTTTCACTCTTAGTTGCAAAGAACAGAATGGATTACTGTTACTGATGTTTTGTTGGGTGTTATGTCACATTGACACGATTTAAATCATATGGCAAGCTTCCATTGTTAATgatgggggaagaccccaggtgcccctcttggcattatttcaggtacgATAGGGCACCTGGAGTAGACTCACTGACTTTTAgcaagctagatggcttcctcacatgaaagaatccCCTGTAAGCTTTGGACCTTCTGtgtggtgaggggcaagttattctGTGTCAGCTACCTTTACCACAGCAGTCCCATGACAGTTGTTAAGAGGtatctttttgtaaaatgaattgcAAACATAGCCATATTTGTATTCTGTTGAAAGACATAACTGTACATATTATGTACAGGTACTATTTTTTTCTGATGGCtgtttcataacttaaaaaagttaaatttatGAAAGTCTTGACATAACCCCAGAACACCTATGAACTGTACTGGTGAAAACATAGTAGTATAGAGGTAGTGTCTCACTCCTGACATGGCAGTGATCAAGGGCAGATCCAGAGTTTTCAATGGAGGGACAGAAAATCAAGGGGAGTCGAGTGGCACAGCCCTTTGGAAATTTTTTAGTAAATATACTTCAGAAAGTCCAATCTGATGTATATATGACAGACAATTTAGCCTGAAATTTGAAACAATGTTACCTTTTGagtttgtaaatttaaaaaaagaggaaatttgatcacattttataattatgatttatatagCTTAGGTTTTACTTTCAGTAAGTTTCTATGCTTTCGCAAATACTAGTGATATAATATTTCATGATCAAAgctgtttaaaaattttctataatGATCGAAGTAAAGATTTTTGGCTACCAATACTGGTTTGAAAGCCAGGaagcatttattcatttatcaagGCCTTTGCAACACTTAATGTCTGATATACCACAGTTCAGAGATCAGTGTGAAACTAGTTAATGTTTCTTATTGACATAGGTAGTCATGAAAGATTCCACCTAGAATTGATGGAACAACTTATATGTCATATTTACTTATCCAGCATCCAGTCTTGGCAGGTACTGCCCGAAACTTTACTAACAGTAATAACCACCAAACGCTGAATACTACTCAGGATGATAGTGTGACCAGGAGTCAAACTTGGACTGCTAGCATTGTGGTCTAATCTAGTAGCAACTATACCACTGATTACATGTGTACTGGGTTCATACAGAACAAGCAAAATTTTCAGTGGATTTTCCCCttaaaattcagatttatttttttattgttttcactgTTTAACTTGAGATGCACAGTAATAGATTCTAAGTCTAAAGTGTTCTTGGCCAACAATATGTTTCcgatatatttttcactttttctgtGTGAATTTATTCTAGTATCATCTATGTTTCATATGTTGAATTGTTTTCCAAACAATTTACACTCTGCTCACCATTAAAAATACCTATCAGTCCCCCTATTAGTTTGACTATAGTACAAATAAAGTATTCCACCATGATATATTTACAGTCACCAGACAactagttttctttttttcatcgTTCCTTCGAGgattttataaaaattacaaaactttACTAAATTTCAGGACTTTTTAAGgacattttaagcattttaacTAGTCTGGGATATAAACAAGCACATTCCAGGATGTTTTGACTTTTTTCAGGGCTTTTTAAGAATGGGCAACAAATTTCAGGATGTTTAAAGACATTATGAACCCTGATATATGGTTAGATTTGGCAGTAGCACAGGTTTTAGGGTTTTTGACCTTTTTGTACTATGAAGTGTAGTTCCAtcactttatacatttttttttggctTGAGAAAAATATTATACATGGGTGAAATACAATTAAGGAAAATCAAGAGTATCATTTCTTTGAAAAGTTTCAACAAGTTTAAACGGCTCGAGTAAAACCACTTGTAGTGATAGTAATTTAACGCTCTCATATCTTTGTATTGGCACTTATTTATCCCCCCTTATCACTCGCAAAATCTCTATAATTAAAATTTAGTAGAACATCAAAATTATCTACCCGATTGGCAATTTCGGATTTTAGTGGAAAACGGTCGTAATTCGTTGAATATGAAAAACAGTTTGTAACAGTTTACCATTCATACCGGCTGAAGAGCTGTAAGAAACCTTCCTGAAATTGAATAGTCTTATATCTTTTCACTACTTCAAATAAATTTTCTCAGCATTATCGTGTAGAGATAAATGAGCCGTGACGATAGCCACTCAACTGGTTCTTGAGAGATCCTGTTTTATGGTCAGAAAGTCCATCGTGATCAAAACCTTACCAATTAGTAGTCAACATTGCATTGCATTTATATCCATGGGAAAATTCATAATTCTTGGGAAACTggtgaaatattatttaaaaatgtatgataaaattcCTATGAATTATTTGGGAAAATAATCATTTTCAATGATAACAATTGcactttttcagatttttgtttcattttgcagTTAAATAAGATATGGTTCCTACTTGAATTGCTTTTACCatgtcaaaataatttctgacGTGTTTTACAgtcaaaaaagaacaaaatttacaGGACAATAATTATCTAAAACAAAGTATATTGAGAAGTCATTAATTTTCATGCAGTCAAATTTTGTGTGGATTTCATGATTGGGTCagtagaaaaattaaaattctaacaatcaataataattttcaatttatcttacattcaaaatttgaagttaaccagttcatatccccatgaaattgccagTTTGgcctatataattataattctgaGACCAAAAATTAAATGCTTCTGAGATCACATGAAGTTTGAGCTTATACAGTGTTTTAGCAGTCTCCATTTTCAGcttgactgttcgaagaatagtctGAGCTGTTCTACTCACGCTGGCATCAGTGTCTGCgtcaagtacatatagctatcatttaaaggcatatagctttgaaactttctttttctttttctaggtcaatgactaacctcactgggtcaggtcTCATAacactgacatttattttggtcaaattatgcctccttttggacttgcaggtttttatctccaaaactaatgcagatacatGATTAAaattctatagatattttaatatttagggtaatattcctgcttctgggacaacaattcgaatagtcgaggaTTGGCTGCCTTACAGACAGCTGTTGTTTCtgtatttaaagaactttttttacGGATTATGGATAAATAAGACTTTAGTCCAAGTATTGTCAACAACTATATTTTGAAATACGAATAACTGGAGTTTAGGGTGAAGACAACATTATGTTCCCTATATTGCTTCAGATATGCTTTATGTATTATTCCTTATTCTGCACTTACAGTTGGTGCCAAATCCATCAGCGACTTTTTCCACACAATGCGTCGTCAGTTCACAGAAGATGAGTGGGTATATATCAAATCAGGAAATACAGAGAAAGAACAGCTTGGCAGTTTCTACAGATTATGGGTAAATATGATTTATACTAGAAATTACATATGTGTTTTGCTGTGTGGTAACGCACTCACCAAGGTCTGTAGAAGAACACAAGACTATCATTCAAGAGGTTTTTTGAGTTTCATATCTTGGTGCCAGAAATGTTCTGTGACAATTTCACATATTGATGTCGAGTTATGTTTTGGGTTTCAACCAGCAGGaccagaattatgacccttgaaggggcctccgtggtcgagtggttaagggcgctgacgtcaaatcacttgcccctcatcgatgtgggttcgagcctcacttggggcgttgaattttt
This window of the Mercenaria mercenaria strain notata chromosome 5, MADL_Memer_1, whole genome shotgun sequence genome carries:
- the LOC123556996 gene encoding L-aminoadipate-semialdehyde dehydrogenase-phosphopantetheinyl transferase-like, whose protein sequence is MTVSRVAIMSSIRWAFNTRQWEPTVTDWVRASQCVQPEEKQRIGKFVFKKDAKSSMIGRLMLRKMLHRVTKIPYGEIKLGRTDKGKPYLMNTLPEACRQLSFNVSHHGDSVVLAAETEAEVGIDVMKLETPVGAKSISDFFHTMRRQFTEDEWVYIKSGNTEKEQLGSFYRLWCLKESYVKALGVGIGFEVKRLNFITGGDLTHAGGTICTTTVEVDGQSAKNWTFEETLLDNHCIAVALKTPLCTTQKLKIAPFEVITFDDLLADSKPLSEPDQVYGEEFIQKAERPTLQR